The genomic stretch CTGTTTGAGTGTTGTGTCTGCGCCTCTCAATTGTCTGCTCCACAAGCACAGGGAGCTTGGCCAGTTTGTTCACTGCTGGAGCCCCCGGCTTTGGAAGAGGGCTGggcatatagtaggtgttcaataaaaaGCACTGACGTGAAGGTGCTGGGCGCTGTCTAAATTACCTTACGCACTCCTCACCTCCTGCCAAGCCTCACCTGGAGGAGGGGGTCACCAGGCCAATTTCACAAAGGATGCAACCAATCCTAGAGAGGTTGGGCGGTTCTCCCAGGGCCACGCAGCTGGTAGTGGTGGAGCAGGGATTCAGGCAAAGTCCAGCCACCACCTCGGAGGAAGTAGGTTTACAAGGCCCAGGTTTGCAGACGAGGAAGCGGCCAAAGAAGAGGAGTTGCCTGAGTTTACCTGTTAAGCGGCGCCGCTGGATTCGAACCCAGGTCAGCCTCCCAGTGCAGCCTTAAGCCCATCAGACCGTGTCTGTCTGGCGGATacaccctccctccctgctggcaCTAAGGGGCCATTATCTGGAGCAGAGCGGGTGCAGGACGTGGGTCCCCATGAATAATTGAGGGTCGGGCAGGTGGCCGCCCTGCAGCTGTCACCCTGCcacaggcagggaaggggcagtggtGACGTCACTTCCTCCCCTGCGGGGCCACGGGCCTGGGTTATAAGCAGCTGCCCTGCCGTCCAGCACAGCACCGAGCACCGAGCACCGAGGTCCGGACGCCCCACCATGCAACGCCGCAGGGCCCACCTCcgtgctgctcccactgccactgcccctgctgcTGGCGCTGCTGCTGGGGGCAGGTGAGTGCCAGAAACTGGAGAGGGCACTTCTGAGACCTGTCAAGGACCGGGGACTCAGGGAACCAGGGGGGAACGAGGCACCCATTGGGGTCGGACCAGAGACTTCATGGGCTGAGCTTCCAGGTGGGGAGGGAACGCCTGGCAGGTAGGCtgaggaggggacaggggagtAACAGGATGCATCTTGGAGCTGAGATCAGCACCGAGGACAGCGCCCGGGGGTCCCAGCCCAGCACCCATCTCCTTCCTCCACAGCCACCGCTGCTCCATTGGCGCCAAGACCCTCCAAGGAAGAGGTGAGTGCAGACCCCTTGCCCTGCCTCATCTCCCCCACACCCTGGCCCACCCTGACCAACTTCCATGATCATCTCCCCTCCAAACCTCCTGCTGCTCTCATTACCCCCATCTGCCCTGCCCTCAATCTCCCCTCTGACCCTTCACCCCCAGCTGACCCGCTGTCTAGCAGAGGTGGTCACAGAAGTGCTGACACTGGGCCAGGCCCAGAGAAGCCCCTGCACAGCTCTCCTCCACAAAGGTAAGGGGGGCCTAGGCCCCAATTCCTCTTGGGaagtccccaccccacccagggtTTGTgccagggcttcctggaggaaggggtgTCTCATCTCAGAGTCCCCTTGCCTGGGCTGGCATAGCACTGCGCAGTGTCCAGCCTGGCCTCCAGACCCACCCTCGGGGTTCCCTGCAGTGGTGCAGGATGGGGGCAGAGAGTGTGGCCCAGACCTGACCCTCCTCTCccagttttgggcagccccactgtgggaccttgggcagaCCCCAGAATCCCTCCAGGTCTCAGTTCCCCCAATTTGCTGCACAGAGAGCACCCTCTCTTTCCACCAGAGATGTGTGAGACAGAGCCCTATGGCTGTGTGTCCAGCAAAGAGAAAGCCCTACTGGTTGAGGATTTCAAGAAGCAAGAGGCTGGGAAGACGAGGTCCAGCCAGGAGATgagggatgaggaagaggaggccgCAGAAAGGGCCCACAAGTCCGAGGTGCGGGAACAGACCATCCATGAGCAGCTTCAGAGCCGGCTCCACCAGGAAGAGGACAacgaggaagaggaagaggaggaggaggaggaggagaaaaggaagaagagggggcACACGGAATCCTTTGAAGGCCTGTGGAAGCGGCGCCTAGAGGGCAGAGGGGGCCCCCAAAAGCGAGTGGCAGAGCAGGCCAGTGACGAGGAGACAGCCCAGTTTGAGGCAGAAGAGAAGGGCCTGCAGGTGCTAGGCGGGGGCCGCAGTCTGTGGCAGGGGGCCGAGGCGGGTGGAGAGAGGCACGACGACTCGccgcaccaccaccacctccaccagccTGGAAGCTGAGcccaagcagaaggaagaggctTCGGAAAAGGAGGTGAGTGGAGGAGGCGATGGGCAAGTGGGGCGGACCCAACAGCCAGTGGATTGCTACCAACCCCGTACCAGTGTTGGGCCATGATCACTACTCACCACAAATGGATCGTAGTGACCAGGACTGACACCAGGACTAGGCAGCAAGAGCCGAGCAAGGCCTCTGCTTGACCAAGATGGCTTCCATGCTGACATCACTTCCCAGATGGCCACTAGTATTGCAGAGAGGTAGCTGACTTAGCGGTCTGGCCACATGAAAAGGGGCTGCTGCTTGGTTCACTGGACTACAGATGGACACCATTGCTGGGTCACAGAAAGTAGGATGTCCCCGTGATTGGTGGCAGTAGCCCAAATGGCCAGCACCTCACAGAAGGGTCACGGCATCCAAGTTTACTTGTCCTGTCCGTTGCCGTTGGCTAGACAGTCCACACGCACACGAACCGCACTGCTGGGCACATTGGCCAACGTAACTCTTCCGCCAAGGTCCCCATCGTGGTCCACAGGATGACCACTGTTGTGCAAACTGACATGGCTCACATTCAGGGGTGACTACTGAGGTGGCCCGCCCTAGGAGGTAGGTGCTGATCAATCCATTTCTGATCCCACCAGGAGCATGACATGGAGCGGCTGGAGCATGTGAGAGATGAGCTCAAGAAGGCAACTGAGATTCTGGGGGAGGAGATCAGGAGGGAGGGATGACCCCCGACTTCATGGCCTCCTTCCCGGCCCACCCTACGGCTTAGGACTATGGACCCCCAAAGCTCACCTACCAGCCCACTCCATGCCCAACTGCAGGAATGGGGAGAAGGGTGTGCCATGCAAGTGGGCTCAAGGGGCCGAGtctgagctggggagaggggctggcCTCATGCTGACTCAGGACATACCCGGCCACCCATGTAACCCATTCCAACCCTTCTGTGTGGATAAAGCACAAAGAAAACCACTGAGGCTTGTGTGGCACTTGATTTTGGAGGGATGGGGACCCAGGAATAAACCGGAGGACTGCGACGGCGACAGTCAGTCTAGTCTCAGGTTGTCAGAACTGGGATTTTATTAAACTGGAGTTTCTATTAACAATTAGGTCAGACGGGGTCATCGGGGAGAGGTTttgaggctggggtgggagggagccgACTTTGGCTCCGGCCACTGTGAACCACGATGTCGTCGTATTCatcctgggggcagaggagggcaggcaCAGGGGCTCAGGTGGCTGTCACTGTACCAGCTGTCCAGCTTCTTCCACCCGCCCCGACAACTGGGTCTTCTGGTGACACCCAAGTTCCCCCACGCAAATTCCCCACTCCTGGTTTTCCAACCGCCACATTCAAGGTCATCTGCTTtctcccaccacccaccactGCTTGGGCTCCTGCTTGGGCTCCAGCCCTGCTGCTTCGTGGCGTCTTCAGCAGCCACAGCCACTGGggtctccttcctctgccccctccctctgcttctacccaGATTCCTCACCCTACTCACCCCCCTCACTACCCAGCCTCGTCCCCTGCCCAACGCAGCATCTCTGCCACCTGGCTTCCCCCACACAGCCTCCTCCCTGCTGGCGAAGGTCCTTCCTCACTGCTGCCAGCGTTGGAACCACTGCTGCCCGAGGTCACCTTCCCACACCCTCAGTCCTCCATCTCTTGCTCCGGGAAGTCACTCCCTACACTCTCAGCCACCGCTGCTGCTCACTGCCATCACAGGTCCCTCGGACCGTGGTCTCATTCTCTAACTCTGCCTACCTGAGTTCTCCCTCCGCCGTTGCTCAAGCCATGGCTCCCCACATTCTCCCCACCACCCCGTCCAGGTCACCCCGGACTTCTGCCTGCATTCTCCGATCACAGCGGCCCAAGGTTGGTCTCAGTACACTGCCTAACTTCTCTTTTCACCCCTGCCCACCCGCCTGTTTACCCTGACCCCCCAGCTGGGCCACCCGGTCTTTCCTCCTGACTCACGCCCTCGTCCCCGCTGTCACTGtcgctactgctgctgctgctgctgcaaggGCCAGGCCTGTCGTCCTCGTCCTCAGGCTCAGGGGCTCCATGTGCACGGAGAAGACGGGCAAGGATGGGGTTGGGCCGGAGCGTGGCACTGCCCAGTGGGGTGCGGCCACCGTACATGCGGGCAGCAGGGTCAGCACCGGCCCTCAGGAGAAGCTCCAGCACATCGGCTGCTTGGGCCTCCACTGCCAAGTGCAGGGGGCTCCGGCCACACGTGGGCTCCTACAAGGGGCAGCAGAGAGGTCAAGGGGGCCCTGCCCCACtccagggcacaaccctcccggcCATACCCTCTCCCTAGGGCAGCTCACCGGTTTATTGAGGTCCGCTCCAGCCTCCCGGAGCAGCCGCACCATCTCTGCATCTTTGTGGATGACGGCCACGTGAAGTGGGGTATGGCCTGTGGACAGAGTGGTATCATGTGATGTGGGTCAGGGGCCTGGGCCCCAAATGCCAAGCTGCCAAAGGAGAACACCATGGCCTGAGGGGACTGAGTCTGGGGTCCAGCCGCTGAATTCCTGGGTATGTCAAAGAGGCAAATGCACCCCAATGCCTAAGTCTTGGTGTTCTGGAACCTGCTGGCAGTGTAAAGCCTGGCTTGTGGAAAGTCTGGGGCTTATGGGTGAAGAACCTAGGGGCTTTGGACAGGAAGCCTGGATCTTGGAACCAGGAGACTGGGTCTCTGGTCTTTATCCCACAAAAGATCTAGACCCCAAATTCCTGGGTCCTGAGTAGTTCAAGGGCCTGTGTGTGACTTtagaggaaggaggaggcctTGAACACTGGGTCCTGGGTGATCTCAGGAAGGGGCCTGGTGCAGGTAGTTGGGCCTAGAGGTGGGGGAGCTAAGATTCAGATGCCAAGGCCCCAGGTAGATGGGCCGAGGGCTGTCCCTGAACCTAGTGTCAATCTCTGGGGAATCTGAGCCTTAAGATCCCTCATCCTGGGTAGGCTAGGACCTGTGGTTGGTGGGAGGGGGCGAGATCCAGAGTGAGCTGTGCCTTCCAGCTGGAGAACCTGAACCCAACAACTAGATCTTAGTAGTTCTAGGCCTACAGGTGACAGGACTGGGTCCCAAGTGGTCTGGGGCCTGAGTCCCAAGTGACCTATTCTCAGTAATCTGGGGCCTCAGAGGGGATGTGTTCTCCAGTGCCTGGGTCCCTGGAGCCTCAGTGTTATTTCCCAAGGGCCTGGGTCTTGACTCAGGAGAATTGACCCTAGAGcccagtgctctctctctgcccaggcCTCCAAGCCCTGCCCAGTGACCAGAAACCCTTACCTTCGTAGTTTTCAGCCTCTAACTGTAGCTTCCAATCCTCCTCATTCTCTTCATCTTCCTTTTCCAAGTCAGGTTCAGGGTACGAGGCAACAGGCGGGTGGTCGGTGTCAGAGGTGCGGTCAGGGCCCTGAGCGAGGTAGGTATTGGGGGCTCCCCTGGAGCACCGGGGACGGGGCTGGAGTAGCACACGAGCACAGGCATGTGCCCTCATGCGGCAGGCCAGGTGCAGCGCCGTGTGGCCCCCACGCTCCGCTATGTGCAACCCGGCACCCGCCGCATACAACTTTTCCACTGCGGAGGCCTCCCCCAGGATGGCTGCCAGGTGAAGGGCTGTctgcaggagcagagggcagggattAGGGGGTGCACTGAGAACCTAGTCCCAAGCCCTGTACTGTCCCCAGGTGGCTCACCTGGCCCAGGTCATTCTGCAGGTCCAGGTACTCAGTGCCAGCCGCGAAGCCTAGGAGGAAATCCAGGAAGGGCTCATGCTGATGAATCACTGCTAAGTGCAGTGCCCTGAAGACAAAGACAAGAGCAGAGGTCAGAGGTCAAGTACTCctggaatgcctaggtggctcagtgggttaagcatctgactcttggtttcggctcaggtcatgatctcagggtcattgcgatcaagccccacatcaagctctgtgctcaacacagcgtctgcttgagattctctctcactcttcctctgcccctcccactcatgggAGCGCACgcacgcgctctctctccctaaaataaatgaataaatcttttaaaaagaaaaaaaaagtagtcatcAAGTACTCCtatattccttcattcaacaaacttgGAGCACCTCCTGTGTGCTAAGCCCTATGACCACAATCCTGCAACCAACTGTCAAGAATCTAGGAGAGTCAGGTCAGAATTAATTCAGCAGATTTGATTAATTGGTGTTTATTAAGTGGGACTTCTACTTCCTCCCAAGATGAAATAGCAGGGACCAGATTTCCCTCCCCTCTgaatcaataacaacaacaaaaaaaaacagacaaactgcCGTGTAGGAAGCAACAGTTTTCCAGACACTGGTCCTCATGCAATGAATGACAGTGATCCTTAATACACCGGACACAAAGTGAGGTGAGACCTGTGACAGATTGCCACATTTCTTGAGAGAAGACATGGCATAGAGAGGGCAAACCCAGGCAGGGTTCTGGCCATCTGCATATGAGTGAGATGGAGCTGGGTTGGGGGACAGCAAGGCAGGGGGAGTCAAAGGACAGAGAACCTAAGAGGAGAGACCTGAACAGGGAAAGACACTGGAGATTTGCAGAGGGACCTCGAGAGGATTTAGGAGAAGACTGATCAGTGCACCGATACGGAGAAACTACCCGTCTGGGGAAGAAACCATGTAAACAGATTAGGGAAACGTGCCCATTGCTCACAGGGGTTCAGAAATAGTGCCTGTTGCCACTGGTGAGACTAGGAAAAACCCCTAAAATACAGGACATTGGGTAGAAGGCTCTAGAAGGTCTTACCTCTGTAGTGGGAAATAATAAACCCTAGATAGAGCGCTGCTCAGACCCACCTAACAAATCACAAGAGCAAAACCCAGAAGGATCAAACTACTTAAAAGTAGTTTAACTGCATCCCAAAGCAacattcaagaatatttataggaacataggggcacctgggtggctcagtgattcagcatctgccttcaactcaggttgtgatcccaggtcctgggattgagtcccgcatcacagtccccgcagggagcctgcttctccctctgcctatgtctctgcctctctctgtgtctctcatgaataaataaaatctcaaagaaagaaagaaagaaagatatacaACTGGCCAGACTAACAAGATAAAGTTCACAATGTTTGGCATCTATTCAAAGATTACAAGgtaggaaaagaagcagaaaaacatgaTCCACAATGAGAATAATCAATCAGTTGAAATTGACCCAGAAATGACCCAGGTGTTTGAATCTGCAAACAAGACCATTAAAAGAGTTCATTGTAAGTGACTCTCATACATTCCAAAAGTTAAGTAGAGACATGGGTGATAGGAGCCAAAGACTCAAATCAAACTCCTAGAGATAAAAACTAGAGCATCTGAAACGAAAAATACACTGGACAGGAT from Canis lupus dingo isolate Sandy chromosome 1, ASM325472v2, whole genome shotgun sequence encodes the following:
- the CCER2 gene encoding LOW QUALITY PROTEIN: coiled-coil domain-containing glutamate-rich protein 2 (The sequence of the model RefSeq protein was modified relative to this genomic sequence to represent the inferred CDS: deleted 1 base in 1 codon): MPPFDHSGLGPNILLKEDFPDGPNGAAGFEPSTAPSTEHRGPDAPPCNAAGPTSVLLPLPLPLLLALLLGAATAAPLAPRPSKEELTRCLAEVVTEVLTLGQAQRSPCTALLHKEMCETEPYGCVSSKEKALLVEDFKKQEAGKTRSSQEMRDEEEEAAERAHKSEVREQTIHEQLQSRLHQEEDNEEEEEEEEEEEKRKKRGHTESFEGLWKRRLEGRGGPQKRVAEQASDEETAQFEAEEKGLQVLGGGRSLWQGAEAGGERHDDSPHHHHLHQPEAEPKQKEEASEKEEHDMERLEHVRDELKKATEILGEEIRREG
- the NFKBIB gene encoding NF-kappa-B inhibitor beta isoform X2, which codes for MAGVACLGKAAEADEWCDSGLGSLGPDAAAPGGPGLGAELGPGLSWAPLVFGYVTEDGDTALHLAVIHQHEPFLDFLLGFAAGTEYLDLQNDLGQGPDRTSDTDHPPVASYPEPDLEKEDEENEEDWKLQLEAENYEGHTPLHVAVIHKDAEMVRLLREAGADLNKPEPTCGRSPLHLAVEAQAADVLELLLRAGADPAARMYGGRTPLGSATLRPNPILARLLRAHGAPEPEDEDDRPGPCSSSSSSSDSDSGDEGDEYDDIVVHSGRSQSRLPPTPASKPLPDDPV
- the NFKBIB gene encoding NF-kappa-B inhibitor beta isoform X1 codes for the protein MAGVACLGKAAEADEWCDSGLGSLGPDAAAPGGPGLGAELGPGLSWAPLVFGYVTEDGDTALHLAVIHQHEPFLDFLLGFAAGTEYLDLQNDLGQTALHLAAILGEASAVEKLYAAGAGLHIAERGGHTALHLACRMRAHACARVLLQPRPRCSRGAPNTYLAQGPDRTSDTDHPPVASYPEPDLEKEDEENEEDWKLQLEAENYEGHTPLHVAVIHKDAEMVRLLREAGADLNKPEPTCGRSPLHLAVEAQAADVLELLLRAGADPAARMYGGRTPLGSATLRPNPILARLLRAHGAPEPEDEDDRPGPCSSSSSSSDSDSGDEGDEYDDIVVHSGRSQSRLPPTPASKPLPDDPV